In Caproicibacterium amylolyticum, a genomic segment contains:
- the lgt gene encoding prolipoprotein diacylglyceryl transferase, with protein MYHIQFPGLGISLELNRIAFSIGSFHVYWYGIIIAAGFLLAVLYAMKSAPKFGLDPDKLMNCIIVGILCGIVGARAYYVIFYPGDMFIKDPSKIFGIHDGGLAIYGGVIGGLLGGCITAKICKQKILSVLDIASLGFLIGQAIGRWGNFVNQEAFGTQTDLPWGMVSENTGNVPVHPCFFYESMWCLLGFILLHFFAKKLRHYDGQIFLLYLLWYGAERFIVEGLRTDSLLLPGISLRVSQVLAGVLVILSAVLLVVFRNRTVLNGWGSPRIMALNAIVDKVPEDLVTDDAVQELSAETQKPDTLIKNKVNETTEQAAENTEESQSEIK; from the coding sequence ATGTATCATATTCAATTTCCCGGGCTGGGCATCAGTCTGGAACTGAATCGCATTGCGTTCAGTATCGGTTCATTTCATGTGTACTGGTACGGTATTATTATTGCAGCCGGCTTTTTGCTGGCGGTGCTTTATGCAATGAAAAGCGCGCCGAAGTTTGGCCTTGACCCTGACAAACTGATGAACTGCATCATTGTGGGCATCCTCTGTGGAATTGTCGGCGCGCGTGCTTACTATGTCATTTTCTACCCCGGTGATATGTTTATCAAAGACCCGTCTAAAATTTTTGGTATTCATGACGGCGGGCTGGCAATTTACGGCGGTGTGATCGGCGGCCTGCTGGGCGGCTGCATTACCGCAAAGATTTGTAAGCAGAAAATTCTTTCCGTGCTGGACATTGCTTCTCTGGGATTCCTGATTGGTCAGGCAATCGGCCGCTGGGGAAACTTTGTGAATCAGGAGGCGTTTGGCACACAGACCGATCTGCCGTGGGGCATGGTCAGCGAAAATACTGGCAACGTGCCGGTACACCCCTGCTTTTTCTATGAATCCATGTGGTGCCTGCTTGGCTTCATTCTGCTGCACTTCTTTGCAAAAAAGCTGCGGCACTACGACGGGCAGATTTTCCTTTTGTACCTGCTTTGGTACGGCGCGGAGCGTTTCATTGTAGAAGGGCTGCGTACAGACAGCCTATTGCTGCCGGGCATTTCCCTGCGGGTTTCGCAGGTGCTGGCGGGTGTGCTGGTCATCCTCAGCGCAGTGCTGCTGGTTGTTTTTCGAAACCGCACGGTCCTTAACGGTTGGGGCAGCCCGCGCATTATGGCACTTAACGCTATCGTGGATAAAGTTCCGGAGGATTTGGTAACAGATGACGCTGTGCAGGAGCTTTCTGCAGAGACGCAAAAGCCAGATACGTTAATTAAAAACAAAGTAAATGAAACAACCGAACAGGCTGCTGAAAATACGGAAGAGTCACAGAGTGAAATTAAATAA
- the folD gene encoding bifunctional methylenetetrahydrofolate dehydrogenase/methenyltetrahydrofolate cyclohydrolase FolD — translation MAKRIDGKAVAAEVRAKVKTEVAQMEEEGFTPGLAVVLVGDDPASHTYVRNKKKACEETGINSEIYELPASTSQQELMSLIHKLNVRPDIDGILVQSPLPNGLDETAVVNAIDPGKDVDAFHPVNVGHIMIGDFDFLPCTPAGVMELLHHEGISPAGKRCVVIGRSNIVGKPMAMLLLHENGTVTVCHSKTQELAQICREADILVAAVGKSKFVTADMVKPGAVVIDVGMDRDENGKLCGDVDYAAVEPVASYITPVPGGVGPMTIAMLLKNTLTAARRHNRSGHSEN, via the coding sequence ATGGCAAAACGAATTGACGGTAAGGCCGTTGCTGCAGAGGTGCGCGCTAAGGTAAAAACTGAAGTCGCGCAGATGGAGGAGGAAGGTTTTACCCCCGGCCTTGCTGTTGTGCTGGTTGGGGATGACCCGGCTTCTCACACTTATGTCCGCAACAAAAAGAAAGCCTGCGAAGAAACTGGCATCAACAGTGAAATTTACGAACTGCCTGCCTCCACTTCACAACAGGAACTGATGAGTTTGATTCACAAGCTGAATGTTCGCCCGGACATAGATGGCATTTTGGTGCAGTCCCCACTGCCAAACGGCCTGGATGAAACCGCGGTGGTTAACGCGATTGACCCCGGCAAGGATGTGGATGCATTCCATCCTGTGAATGTAGGCCACATTATGATTGGTGATTTTGACTTTCTGCCGTGTACTCCCGCAGGCGTAATGGAGCTTTTGCACCATGAGGGGATTTCTCCGGCGGGCAAGCGCTGTGTGGTGATTGGCCGCAGCAATATTGTTGGTAAACCCATGGCAATGCTGTTGCTGCATGAAAACGGCACGGTGACTGTCTGCCACAGCAAAACGCAGGAGTTGGCGCAAATCTGCAGGGAAGCGGATATCCTGGTTGCGGCAGTGGGCAAGTCAAAGTTTGTAACTGCAGATATGGTAAAGCCCGGTGCCGTTGTCATTGATGTCGGCATGGACCGGGATGAAAACGGCAAACTCTGCGGAGATGTGGACTACGCCGCAGTGGAGCCGGTGGCTTCCTACATTACACCGGTGCCCGGCGGTGTTGGCCCCATGACGATTGCTATGCTGTTGAAAAATACACTGACTGCTGCGCGCCGGCACAACCGGAGCGGGCACTCAGAAAATTAG
- the dxs gene encoding 1-deoxy-D-xylulose-5-phosphate synthase, with protein sequence MSTLLDRIHSPADLKDLTPEQLEQLCKEIRSYIIRTVAQNGGHLASNLGTVELTVALHRVFGTPDDKIIWDVGHQAYTHKILTGRKDEFPTIRMQGGLSGFPNRQESEWDAFTAGHSSTSISAALGIAQARALKGKPGHVIAVIGDGALTGGMAYEGLNNAGRFGKNLIVILNDNKMSISRNVGAMARYLAHMRAKPGYLKVKSNVETVMNRIPLIGKPLWKAAHALKAVLRSLLYNSTLFEDMGFYYYGPFDGHDLPQLMQVLETAETIDHPLLIHVVTEKGKGYSFAEQNPGAFHGVSSFDVQTGKASAKKKENFSSVFGSALCSLAEDDNRICAITAAMKTGTGLEKFSERFPQRFFDTGIAEEHAVTFAGGLASQGMLPIFAVYSTFLQRGYDQLIHDVAIQRVKVVFGVDRAGIVGEDGETHQGVFDAAYFNTIPSVTVYSPCYFDELIKDLHRAFYETPGMVAVRYPRGGEPFRPADFLHSGDGWDCYGAQDAPVAIVTYGRLFAQACSAQRELKKQGIPVKIIKLDRIKPLPQDAVRAAACMKALFFFEEGMQQGGVGEHFESLLYETTDFHGQCRVHGIKNFVAHATIAQCLAELKLDADGMVQTITTEWEK encoded by the coding sequence ATGTCCACACTGCTTGACCGAATCCACTCTCCGGCTGACCTGAAAGATTTGACACCGGAGCAGCTGGAGCAGCTTTGCAAAGAGATACGATCTTACATTATTCGCACCGTTGCGCAAAACGGCGGCCATCTGGCTTCCAACCTCGGTACGGTAGAGCTTACCGTGGCCTTGCACAGGGTGTTTGGTACACCGGATGACAAAATTATCTGGGACGTCGGCCATCAGGCATACACGCACAAAATCTTGACCGGGCGAAAAGACGAGTTCCCGACCATCCGCATGCAGGGCGGGCTTTCCGGATTCCCAAACCGTCAGGAAAGTGAGTGGGATGCCTTCACAGCAGGCCACAGCAGCACTTCTATTTCCGCAGCGCTCGGTATTGCACAGGCCAGAGCGCTGAAAGGCAAGCCGGGCCATGTGATTGCTGTGATTGGGGATGGCGCACTCACCGGCGGCATGGCCTACGAAGGGCTGAACAATGCGGGGCGTTTCGGGAAAAATCTGATTGTTATACTCAATGACAACAAAATGTCGATTTCCCGCAACGTCGGCGCTATGGCACGTTACCTTGCACATATGCGGGCAAAGCCGGGTTATCTGAAAGTAAAGTCCAATGTGGAAACCGTGATGAACCGTATTCCACTGATTGGCAAACCCCTGTGGAAAGCAGCACACGCACTGAAAGCGGTGCTTCGTTCTCTGCTTTACAACAGTACCCTGTTTGAGGACATGGGGTTCTATTACTATGGTCCGTTTGACGGGCACGACTTGCCGCAGCTGATGCAGGTGCTGGAAACTGCCGAAACCATTGACCATCCGCTGCTGATTCATGTGGTAACGGAAAAGGGGAAGGGATATTCCTTTGCGGAGCAGAACCCCGGTGCTTTTCATGGCGTTTCCAGCTTTGACGTGCAGACCGGAAAAGCTTCCGCCAAAAAGAAGGAAAATTTCAGCAGCGTTTTCGGCAGTGCACTGTGCAGCCTTGCGGAGGACGACAACCGCATCTGTGCGATTACCGCAGCGATGAAAACAGGCACAGGGTTGGAAAAGTTCAGCGAGCGTTTTCCACAGCGATTTTTCGACACAGGAATTGCAGAGGAACACGCGGTGACCTTTGCAGGCGGGCTTGCAAGTCAGGGTATGCTGCCGATTTTTGCGGTGTACTCCACCTTTTTGCAGCGCGGCTATGACCAGTTGATTCATGACGTTGCGATTCAGCGGGTCAAGGTTGTGTTTGGTGTGGACCGCGCCGGAATTGTCGGGGAGGATGGCGAAACCCATCAGGGCGTTTTCGATGCCGCATATTTCAACACGATTCCCAGTGTAACGGTGTACTCCCCCTGCTACTTTGATGAATTGATTAAAGATTTGCACCGGGCATTTTATGAAACACCGGGTATGGTTGCAGTGCGGTATCCGCGCGGCGGTGAACCGTTTCGTCCGGCGGACTTTCTGCACAGCGGGGATGGCTGGGACTGTTACGGCGCACAAGATGCGCCTGTGGCAATCGTAACATACGGACGGCTGTTTGCGCAGGCGTGCAGTGCACAGCGAGAACTAAAAAAGCAGGGGATTCCTGTGAAAATTATAAAGCTTGATCGTATTAAGCCATTGCCCCAGGATGCAGTGCGGGCTGCCGCCTGTATGAAAGCGCTCTTTTTCTTTGAGGAAGGGATGCAGCAGGGCGGTGTTGGTGAACATTTTGAAAGCCTGCTGTACGAAACAACGGACTTTCATGGACAGTGCCGTGTGCATGGAATCAAAAATTTTGTGGCCCATGCAACCATAGCGCAGTGCCTTGCGGAACTGAAGCTGGATGCAGACGGCATGGTACAAACCATAACAACGGAGTGGGAAAAGTGA
- a CDS encoding TlyA family RNA methyltransferase, with product MSDKVRLDCLMVEQGFAESREKAKAIIMSGDVFIQNQRYDKPGTSVPKDSKLDVRGGLRYVSRGGLKLEKAMVDFPITLNGKVTMDIGASTGGFSDCMLQNGAVRVYAVDVGYGQLAWKLRTDERVVNLERTNVRYLTHEQVPEQVDFFSVDVAFISLKLVLPVAHKFLKDGGEAVCLIKPQFEAGKGKVGKKGVVRDPAVHCEVIEEITGFVLQNGYSILGLTYSPVRGPEGNIEYLLYLKKADVPTSVPLDISALVEESHRVLNGGEKK from the coding sequence GTGAGCGATAAAGTAAGGCTCGACTGCCTGATGGTGGAGCAGGGGTTTGCGGAGAGCCGCGAAAAGGCCAAGGCTATCATTATGTCAGGCGATGTATTTATTCAGAATCAAAGATATGACAAGCCGGGCACTTCAGTCCCAAAGGATTCTAAGCTGGATGTGCGCGGCGGCCTGCGCTATGTCAGCCGCGGCGGCCTGAAGCTGGAAAAGGCTATGGTGGACTTTCCAATTACTTTGAACGGCAAGGTAACCATGGACATTGGCGCTTCTACCGGTGGCTTTTCGGACTGTATGCTGCAAAACGGCGCGGTACGCGTATATGCAGTTGACGTGGGTTATGGCCAGCTTGCGTGGAAACTGCGCACCGATGAGCGTGTGGTCAATTTGGAGCGCACCAACGTGCGCTACCTGACACATGAGCAGGTACCGGAGCAGGTGGACTTTTTCAGTGTGGATGTTGCGTTCATTTCGCTGAAGCTGGTGCTGCCGGTCGCGCACAAATTTTTAAAGGACGGCGGTGAGGCGGTCTGTTTAATTAAGCCGCAGTTTGAAGCCGGCAAGGGTAAGGTCGGTAAAAAAGGTGTTGTGCGTGACCCAGCGGTTCACTGCGAAGTCATTGAGGAAATTACAGGCTTTGTGCTGCAGAACGGTTACTCGATCCTGGGGCTTACTTATTCTCCGGTGCGCGGCCCGGAGGGAAACATCGAGTATCTTTTGTATTTAAAAAAAGCAGATGTGCCAACGTCTGTTCCGTTGGATATTTCCGCGTTGGTGGAGGAATCTCACAGAGTACTGAATGGCGGTGAAAAGAAATGA
- a CDS encoding NAD(+)/NADH kinase gives MKIALLPNLGKKNAPQCTQEIITCLHTFGMQVWMRAADRQQGFAADCWQTDFYEMLAGCDAAIAVGGDGTIIHEARHAAIAGLPILGVNTGRLGFVAGLETNELHLLSGLADGTYTVENRILLRAQFETAAGVQQVDALNDVVIARGALSKIIDFQVGLNGTEMAHYRADGLIFATPTGSTAYSLSAGGPVLDPVMRSFLLTPICPHSLTSRPVVFSEDACLTVRTFMNADAKTYLTVDGDSAIPLQQGQQVSVSRSPYTAQLIKLKQNHFYKILNQKLGSI, from the coding sequence ATGAAAATTGCCCTGCTGCCCAATTTGGGGAAAAAAAATGCACCGCAGTGCACACAAGAAATTATTACCTGCCTGCATACGTTTGGTATGCAGGTCTGGATGCGCGCTGCGGACAGACAGCAGGGTTTTGCCGCCGATTGCTGGCAGACGGACTTTTACGAAATGCTTGCAGGCTGTGACGCGGCCATTGCGGTTGGCGGCGACGGCACCATCATTCATGAAGCAAGGCACGCCGCCATTGCCGGTCTGCCGATTTTGGGAGTGAATACTGGGCGGCTCGGTTTTGTGGCAGGCTTGGAAACCAATGAACTGCATCTGCTGTCTGGCCTTGCAGACGGTACTTACACAGTGGAAAATCGAATTCTGCTGCGCGCGCAGTTTGAAACAGCTGCCGGTGTACAGCAGGTTGACGCACTGAACGATGTAGTGATTGCACGTGGTGCGCTTTCCAAAATCATTGATTTTCAAGTAGGACTCAACGGTACAGAAATGGCACACTACCGTGCGGACGGGCTGATTTTTGCCACGCCGACCGGCAGCACGGCCTATTCCCTTTCTGCAGGCGGGCCGGTGCTGGACCCGGTGATGCGGAGCTTTTTGCTGACACCTATCTGCCCGCATTCCCTGACAAGCCGGCCGGTCGTTTTTTCGGAGGATGCCTGTCTGACAGTTCGGACATTTATGAACGCCGATGCCAAAACTTACCTGACAGTAGATGGCGACAGTGCCATCCCACTGCAGCAGGGGCAGCAGGTGTCTGTCAGCCGCTCGCCTTATACTGCGCAGCTGATTAAACTGAAACAAAACCATTTTTATAAAATACTGAATCAAAAACTCGGCAGCATCTGA
- a CDS encoding arginine repressor → MKTRRHAKILELISQFDIDTQDELLRRLRESGFEVTQATVSRDIKELRLVKTLSAEGQYKYSTGKEENKDISSKFYSLLKDSAVSINCTGNLVIIKTLTGMAQAVCVAMDTMHWEAVLGTLAGDDTIFVAVHSEHAAQQLVAELTRMMG, encoded by the coding sequence ATGAAAACACGCCGACACGCCAAGATACTGGAACTCATCAGTCAGTTTGACATTGACACGCAGGACGAGCTGCTTCGGCGCCTGCGGGAATCGGGCTTTGAAGTGACGCAGGCAACTGTTTCACGCGACATTAAGGAACTGCGGCTGGTGAAAACACTGTCAGCAGAGGGACAGTATAAATATTCCACCGGCAAGGAAGAAAATAAGGATATTTCCTCAAAGTTTTATTCTCTGCTGAAGGATTCGGCAGTTTCCATTAACTGCACAGGTAACCTGGTCATTATCAAAACACTTACCGGCATGGCGCAGGCCGTCTGCGTTGCCATGGACACCATGCACTGGGAAGCTGTGCTGGGCACGCTTGCGGGCGATGACACCATTTTTGTTGCGGTGCACAGTGAACATGCCGCACAGCAGCTGGTGGCAGAACTCACCAGAATGATGGGGTAA
- the recN gene encoding DNA repair protein RecN, whose product MLNQLYIENIAVIEKATIDFGTGFNVLTGETGAGKSMIIDAIHAVLGQRTSRELVRTGARGAFVSASFSDLNAQVQKKLEQLGFSTEDDGTLLLQREIREDGRTVCRIGARPASVSALKELGALLINIHGQHESYGLLSPENHLRYLDRTGVPQQLRREYRTVYVQWKELQKQLAAVNMGESEKARRMDLLTYQAEELEAAQIQPGEQQELQNRRLRIRNSGKITEALQQADALLSGGEEAPGACAAVLDAVKLLSGVVDVMPELSTLAGRLESLGYDLQDCMEEVSSQCGENDFDPQELDDIEERLNLYYHLSLKYGETEEEMLQYLEKCRKELDSMQHSDEELERLHKESTEAEKAVRRLGTQLSSVRRKAAAGFAKQVRSELSYLDMPGVVFTVQQEPCEPCQTGCDAVQFLISANPGEPARPLAKIASGGELSRILLAIQSVLSGRDSVGTLIFDEVDTGVSGSAAQKIGQKLRQTAQGRQVLCVTHLAQIAALGDRQYKIEKHTESGRTFTQVTLLDHEGRRQELARIIGGTQITPLTLQNAEEMLQLAAAQ is encoded by the coding sequence ATGCTGAATCAATTATATATTGAAAATATAGCAGTAATTGAAAAGGCAACCATTGACTTTGGCACAGGTTTTAACGTGCTGACCGGTGAAACCGGCGCGGGTAAGTCTATGATCATTGACGCCATTCACGCAGTGCTTGGGCAGCGGACTTCGCGGGAGTTAGTGCGAACCGGTGCAAGGGGCGCGTTTGTCAGCGCAAGCTTTTCCGACTTAAATGCGCAGGTGCAAAAAAAGCTGGAGCAGCTGGGTTTTTCAACAGAAGATGATGGTACCCTGCTGCTTCAGCGGGAAATTCGAGAGGATGGCCGCACAGTGTGCCGTATTGGTGCACGTCCGGCTTCCGTTTCTGCGTTGAAAGAGCTTGGTGCACTGCTGATTAATATTCACGGTCAGCATGAAAGTTACGGCCTGCTTTCGCCGGAAAACCATCTGCGGTATTTGGACCGCACTGGTGTGCCCCAGCAGCTTCGCCGGGAGTACCGCACAGTTTATGTGCAGTGGAAAGAGCTGCAAAAGCAGCTTGCCGCTGTCAATATGGGCGAATCCGAAAAGGCACGGCGTATGGATTTGCTGACGTATCAGGCAGAAGAACTGGAAGCGGCACAGATTCAGCCGGGGGAGCAGCAGGAACTGCAAAACCGCCGGCTGCGTATCCGCAACAGCGGCAAAATTACCGAAGCGCTGCAGCAGGCGGATGCCCTTCTAAGCGGCGGCGAGGAAGCCCCCGGTGCCTGTGCGGCAGTCCTGGACGCGGTGAAGCTGCTTTCCGGCGTGGTTGATGTCATGCCGGAACTGAGTACGCTGGCAGGTCGGCTGGAAAGTTTGGGCTATGACTTGCAGGACTGCATGGAAGAAGTGAGCAGCCAGTGCGGCGAAAATGACTTTGACCCGCAGGAACTGGACGATATTGAGGAACGACTGAATCTTTACTATCATTTGTCCTTAAAATACGGTGAAACAGAAGAAGAAATGCTGCAGTATTTGGAAAAATGCCGCAAAGAGCTTGATTCTATGCAGCACAGTGATGAGGAATTGGAGCGCCTGCACAAAGAATCCACTGAAGCGGAAAAAGCTGTGCGCCGTTTGGGCACACAGCTTTCCTCAGTGCGGCGAAAAGCCGCGGCGGGTTTTGCAAAGCAGGTGCGCAGCGAGCTTTCCTATCTGGATATGCCGGGGGTCGTTTTTACGGTTCAGCAGGAGCCGTGTGAACCGTGCCAAACTGGCTGTGATGCAGTGCAGTTTCTGATTTCCGCAAACCCCGGTGAACCGGCGCGGCCGCTTGCTAAAATTGCTTCCGGCGGTGAGCTTTCGCGTATTCTCCTTGCCATTCAGTCGGTGCTGTCCGGCAGGGACAGCGTGGGTACGCTGATTTTTGACGAAGTGGATACCGGTGTTTCCGGCAGCGCAGCACAGAAAATCGGGCAGAAGCTGCGCCAAACCGCGCAGGGGCGGCAGGTGCTGTGTGTTACGCATCTGGCACAAATTGCGGCACTTGGCGACCGGCAGTATAAAATTGAGAAACATACGGAAAGCGGCCGTACCTTTACACAGGTCACGCTGCTTGACCACGAGGGCCGCAGACAGGAACTGGCGCGTATTATCGGTGGCACACAGATTACACCGCTGACACTGCAGAATGCAGAAGAAATGCTGCAGCTTGCGGCTGCGCAGTAA
- the tyrS gene encoding tyrosine--tRNA ligase gives MGVYEDLKARGLIAQVTDEDAVRDLLNNHKCAFYIGFDPTADSLHVGHFVTIMTMSRLQKAGHTPIALFGGGTGMIGDPSGKTDMRKMLTREQIDHNVECFRKQMAPLIDFSEGKAIMANNADWLLNLNYVEFLRDVGVHFSVNRMLAAECYKQRMERGLTFFEMNYMIMQGYDFLELNRRYNCVLEVGGDDQWSNILGGVRLIHSKENKDAYGLTLGLLTNSEGKKMGKTEKGAVWLDPTKTSPFDFYQYWRNIGDADVDRCLKFLTFLPLEEINELTNCEGSALNKAKEVLAYEVTKLIHGTEEADKAREGARALFGGGADTANMPTSTITEADFADGSIGALDLLIKIKLVPSKSEGRRLVQQGGLSVNGNKISDPAAVLTKTDFPDGAAVIKKGKKVYHKVLLG, from the coding sequence ATGGGAGTGTACGAAGACCTGAAAGCGCGCGGGCTGATCGCGCAGGTAACGGATGAGGACGCTGTGCGGGATTTGCTGAATAACCACAAGTGTGCGTTCTACATCGGCTTTGACCCGACTGCCGACAGCCTGCATGTCGGCCATTTTGTTACAATAATGACCATGTCCCGCCTGCAGAAAGCAGGGCATACGCCAATCGCGTTGTTTGGCGGCGGCACGGGCATGATTGGTGATCCCTCCGGCAAAACCGATATGCGCAAAATGCTGACCCGCGAACAGATTGACCACAATGTCGAATGTTTCCGGAAGCAGATGGCACCACTCATCGATTTTTCCGAGGGCAAGGCAATCATGGCAAACAATGCTGACTGGCTGCTGAATTTGAATTATGTAGAGTTTCTGCGGGATGTCGGCGTGCATTTTTCGGTGAACCGCATGCTTGCCGCGGAGTGTTACAAGCAGCGTATGGAGCGCGGTCTTACTTTCTTCGAAATGAACTACATGATTATGCAGGGCTATGATTTTCTGGAGCTGAACCGCCGGTACAACTGCGTACTGGAAGTAGGCGGCGATGACCAGTGGAGCAACATTCTCGGTGGTGTGCGCCTGATTCACAGCAAAGAAAACAAAGATGCCTACGGCCTGACGCTTGGCCTGCTGACTAACAGTGAGGGCAAAAAAATGGGCAAAACCGAAAAGGGTGCTGTTTGGCTGGACCCGACCAAAACGAGCCCATTCGATTTTTACCAGTATTGGCGCAACATCGGCGATGCAGATGTGGACCGCTGCCTGAAATTCCTGACTTTCCTGCCGCTTGAAGAAATTAACGAATTGACAAACTGCGAGGGCAGCGCATTGAACAAAGCCAAAGAAGTGCTGGCTTACGAAGTTACTAAGTTGATTCACGGTACCGAAGAAGCGGATAAAGCCCGTGAGGGCGCGCGTGCGCTGTTCGGCGGCGGTGCAGACACTGCAAATATGCCGACCAGCACCATTACGGAAGCAGACTTTGCGGATGGCAGCATTGGTGCACTGGATTTACTCATAAAAATCAAACTGGTTCCCAGCAAGAGTGAGGGACGCCGGTTGGTACAGCAGGGCGGACTTTCCGTCAATGGAAATAAGATTTCCGACCCGGCGGCTGTGTTGACCAAGACAGACTTCCCGGATGGGGCTGCTGTTATTAAAAAGGGTAAAAAAGTATATCATAAAGTTCTGCTTGGTTAA